TCCGCTAATTTCCATCGATTTGATCAACGGTATGTTTAAAGACAATTTTACAAGCAAACCAACCAGTAAACTTAAGACAGTAAAGCGCTGTTCATTAATCCCTTGTAGAATCGCTGCCGTTACTGAATAAAGTGAAAAGAGAATGGCTACTGGAGAATAGACTCTTAATGCTTCTGTTCCGACCAAATCATGTGTATAAAATACAGTGTAAACTGGCTCTGCCAGCAAAGAAATCCCGATCGAGGCCGGCAGCGTTAAGAATAAAAGAACTTGAAACGTTTGATTAAGCTGCCGATTCATATTATTTCTATCATCTACTATGAAAGCCTTTGTTATACTTGGAACAAGAGTAAGAGAAAATGCAGTCGCCAACGAAACCGGTATAATGACGATTTTTTGTGATTCAAAATTTAAAATAGAAAAGTAATCGGATGCTATTTTAGTTGTTTTGCCAATCGCGACCATCGCTTTCTCAAATGTAAACTGATCAATGGCTTGGAATAATGGATTGGCGATTCCCACTAAGACAAAGGGAAAAGCATATACAATAATTTCTTTATAGATTTCAAGCAAGGAAATTTCCACGGTACCTTTATCTTGAAGCAGTAGCTCATCAAGGTATGGTTTTCGCTTATACCAGTACCAAAATAATATCAGAAGTCCGCCGACTGCCCCGATTAATGCAGCAAATGTGGCAACACTGACAGCAGAAACAATCGTCCCTTTAAAGATTTTCAATACCATCCAAGCACCCACAAGCATAAATAAAACCCTGGCAATTTGTTCCACAACTTGTGATAGTGCTGATGGCCCCATTGATTGATGCCCTTGGAAAAATCCGCGGTTTAGACTCATATACGGCACAACGATCAAAGCAAAGCTTAAAGCTCTCATGACCGTTGTGACATTTTTGACGTCTGCCTTCCCACTAACACTCATTTCGGCCAATGTCGGAGATGCCATATACATAACCAAAAACGCAATAAAGCCTGTCAGCAGCATGATCACAACTCCGGATTTAAATAGTTTTCTGCCGACAGCATACTCTTCAAGAGCATTATATTTGGAAATAAACTTAGAAACAGCAAGCGGTACTCCCGCTGTTGCTATACTAATAAATATGGTGTATGGGACGTAAGAATATTGATATAATGTTGTCCCTTTAAGCCCAACAATTTGAAAGAATGGTATAACGTATATTAAACCAAGTACCTTGGAGAGTATCGTTCCTATTGTTAAAATAAATGTTCCTCTTAAGAGCTTTGATTGCATAGAATCCCTTCCCAACTGAAGAAGTACGTGTGTATTTCGACTATTTTTGCACACTATTGATAGTTTACAACTCTTTTTCCTTTGATGCTACTAACAACTCGGTTATTTTTACGAAAAATGAACAGCAATTCGTTTTTTTTTCACAATATATGTTTATAATGGAGGGACAATGTATTGATTTATAAAGTTGGTGAATGAAATGAAATTTGATGTTATTGTCGTTGGCGGAGGTCCCTCTGGTTTAATGGCCGCTATTGCTGCCGGAGAAAAAGGAGCCAAGGTACTGCTGATCGATAAAGGAGACAAATTAGGAAGAAAGCTGGCCATTTCTGGAGGCGGACGCTGTAATGTTACCAATCGTCTTCCTATAGAGGAGATCATCAAGCACATCCCAGGAAATGGTAAATTTTTATATAGCGCATTTTCAATCTTTAATAATGAAGATATTATTGCCTTTTTTGAAGGCCTGGGAATTTCATTAAAGGAAGAAGACCATGGGCGGATGTTCCCGGTTTCTAATAAAGCCCAATCTGTGGTGGACGCATTATTAATGCAATTGGAAAAATTACAAGTGACAATTTTTAAAAATTGTGCTGTTGCTGACGTCCTTTATGAAAACGGCCATACCTCTGGAGTGCGCTTGAGAGACGGCCAAAAAATTTCAGCGAATGCCGTAGTCATAGCGGTTGGCGGTAAGTCTGTTCCGCACACTGGTTCAACTGGTGATGGATACGCATGGGCGGAAAAAGCGGGGCATACGATTACTGATTTATTTCCCACTGAGGTTCCAATCGCTTCTAATGAACCATTTATTGTAAATAAAACCTTACAAGGGTTATCGTTGAGAGATATTAAATTGAGTGTGCTAAATCCAAAAGGAAAGCCTATTATTACCCACCAAATGGATATGATATTTACCCATTTTGGCATTAGCGGCCCAGCTGTTTTACGATGCAGTCAGTTCGTGGTTAAAGCGATGAAAAAGTGGAAATTAACTGATGTGACGGTAAGTCTTGATGCTTTGCCGGAACAAACAGAAGAGAAACTTTTCCAAGACATAACGAAGCTTATTAAAATGGAGCCAAAAAAAATCATAAAAAATACATTAAAAGGATTACTCCCAGAACGCTATCTGTTGTTTTTATTGGAACAAAGCGAAATTGATCCTGCGGAACAAAGCGGTGGCATTTCTCATGAAAAAATCCGCCTTTTGTCCAGAAACTGCAAGCAATTTCAGTTTACGGTCAATGGAACACTTTCAATCGAAAAAGCTTTTGTAACAGGCGGCGGTGTCTCCGTGAAAGAAGTGGATCCCAAAACAATGGGTTCCAAGCTTATGCCAGGATTATATTTCTGTGGTGAAATTCTCGATATCCATGGATACACAGGAGGTTACAATATTACATCCGCACTGGTGACCGGCAGGCTGGCCGGTACAAATGCCTCCCATCAATCATAAGAAAACAGGGCCTGAATTAAATCTCAGGCCCTGTAAATAATCATCGCGGAGAAACAATAGACCTGCTCTTCTTCCTCTTCTTCCGGAAAGGCTGCAACATTATATTTAATATCAAGCAGACTCTTTTCATCAAGTCCCTTCAAAAAAAAATTCATTTCTTTTTCCAGATCTTTTTCGTGCTCGCGGTCAAATAATTTAACCTGTATCAAAGGACTCTCTCCTCTCTTTTTTTAACATTATTCACCATTTTTCTGAATTTTAAAAATAAAATACTTTGTATTTTTTTAAGTTTATTTTAAGTTTCAACTAATAAACTTCTTTTTAAGGTTAACAAAACCGCAAATTAGGCAAGCCCATAGGGCAATAACATTTCTGTTGGAATAGTAAGAATTGAAAGGATTACTTATTTCCCAACCGATAAGAGAGGAGCAATCCAATTGGAGAAAAAACAAAAGATTTCTTGGGGTGTCAGCTTTGGAAGCATAGCACTTGTGGCAGGAATGGTATCTTACCTTGGAGTGTCAAATGGCTATAAATCAAATACACAAACGACATCACAGGATGGTTCTAATAATCAAATTCAGCAGCCTAGTTTTGGCGCTCGATCTAATCAAAATGATTC
Above is a genomic segment from Neobacillus endophyticus containing:
- a CDS encoding NAD(P)/FAD-dependent oxidoreductase; this encodes MKFDVIVVGGGPSGLMAAIAAGEKGAKVLLIDKGDKLGRKLAISGGGRCNVTNRLPIEEIIKHIPGNGKFLYSAFSIFNNEDIIAFFEGLGISLKEEDHGRMFPVSNKAQSVVDALLMQLEKLQVTIFKNCAVADVLYENGHTSGVRLRDGQKISANAVVIAVGGKSVPHTGSTGDGYAWAEKAGHTITDLFPTEVPIASNEPFIVNKTLQGLSLRDIKLSVLNPKGKPIITHQMDMIFTHFGISGPAVLRCSQFVVKAMKKWKLTDVTVSLDALPEQTEEKLFQDITKLIKMEPKKIIKNTLKGLLPERYLLFLLEQSEIDPAEQSGGISHEKIRLLSRNCKQFQFTVNGTLSIEKAFVTGGGVSVKEVDPKTMGSKLMPGLYFCGEILDIHGYTGGYNITSALVTGRLAGTNASHQS
- a CDS encoding putative polysaccharide biosynthesis protein is translated as MQSKLLRGTFILTIGTILSKVLGLIYVIPFFQIVGLKGTTLYQYSYVPYTIFISIATAGVPLAVSKFISKYNALEEYAVGRKLFKSGVVIMLLTGFIAFLVMYMASPTLAEMSVSGKADVKNVTTVMRALSFALIVVPYMSLNRGFFQGHQSMGPSALSQVVEQIARVLFMLVGAWMVLKIFKGTIVSAVSVATFAALIGAVGGLLILFWYWYKRKPYLDELLLQDKGTVEISLLEIYKEIIVYAFPFVLVGIANPLFQAIDQFTFEKAMVAIGKTTKIASDYFSILNFESQKIVIIPVSLATAFSLTLVPSITKAFIVDDRNNMNRQLNQTFQVLLFLTLPASIGISLLAEPVYTVFYTHDLVGTEALRVYSPVAILFSLYSVTAAILQGINEQRFTVLSLLVGLLVKLSLNIPLIKSMEISGAVLATALGYAASILINLIVIKKFARYQFRFVWRRSLLIAIFAGVMWVSTEIVYKFLLVFLSPASKVQSVLLILISGSVGAGIYFYLGLKSGLAYRLFGDRVDRIMTKLKLPGRRRTVEN
- a CDS encoding sporulation protein Cse60 codes for the protein MIQVKLFDREHEKDLEKEMNFFLKGLDEKSLLDIKYNVAAFPEEEEEEQVYCFSAMIIYRA